Below is a genomic region from Micropterus dolomieu isolate WLL.071019.BEF.003 ecotype Adirondacks linkage group LG08, ASM2129224v1, whole genome shotgun sequence.
TCTGCCGGACAGGAGTTGTATCTTGAGCAATACACACTGATGTGGAAGGTATAGAGATGGCTGCTGCGGTAATACAGATAAATAGAATCACAGCACATGTTTAACATGTTTGCTAGTAAcaccaaaaatataaaacacacagagataacAAAACTGTCTTCTTACGTAGTTTCATTCTGTAGTTCTGTATGCCCACCAGAGAAGTCCAGCCGTTGTGTGGAATGAAACTTTCCAAAGTGTTGAAATCCTGCACTATTTATCTAATTCTTAAAGTTGCTATTCTATTGACAGAAAATCataacacaactccaaatgttAATATAGGTAATTAATGTCCTGGTGCTAGTTAGAGATTAAACCATGACATGCCTATGCATTCGCCCAGTGTTGTGCGGTGGCAACAGTTGCCTTGGGAATCACGTTACGCCCCCTTACCAAAAGAAAGCTGCTGCGTGGAGTGTAGGGTCATGCATCTGTGCACTCAAAAGGAAAGATTATTAGCCGGTGACAATGGACTAACCAGATACAGTCAGAGGTCTAATGACACAAGAAAACCAGAAGATTGACTGAATGATGCACTCATGAAtcatttaaacttttaaaccacttaaaacattttattacacATTCAGTCAAACATTTTACAGAAAGGCTAACAATGATATGTTCAGAATGtcactgtttaattttaaaacaattcaGGTTTAACATTGCAAGTTCATTAAAATACTAACATTGTTAGAtgaaactgcagtgtttttgtgatTTGACTGATTTTACGTCCGTGCCACAACTGGCCTTCCTTTCAGTTCCTCAtactttgtgtttcagattCCGAGCGTTTCATGATTCTCCCACAGCCAGGCGTGGTATTTGTTTAACATGTGATCTTCAGGTGTCACCTTTGATATCAAAAATACCAATAAAATATCAGATTTGGCATTAATTATCATTACAAAATGGATGTAATCCACTGAAAGTAAAAGAGTTGGGATTACACTCACCTGTCTCCATTCTCCCACACAGAAGATCCTGTAGGAGTCGTTGCCATACTTCCCAATACCATGCAGCTCGATGGGGTAACGCCACTGTTTAGTCAGATATTCATCTACACAgaagtaaaaataatacattggGAAATTTTTCTGCCCACTGATTCTAAAACCAAACAAATCTATTGTGACCACACATTAACACTGCAATAATGCTGTGCACAAACATACTGCATGTAGTGGACAAGCACATTCACCTGAGAACCGGATGAGTATTTTGGCTCTAAGCTCATACAGGCCAAGTGGCTTCATAAGTTCGGACATGGGCTTCCAGTCAGCCTCACGGGTCACCTCTGCAGATGGGTAACGCTCAAAGAACTGCCACAGTACTGGTATGGCCATCTTGCCTGGAGTAGTGtataaaaaagggggaaaaaagaaagaaagtaatgCTAGTCTTAAGCACTTATTGGTACAATACTGTTACAATgcaatgtgtgtatgtgtatgttagATCTTACCACTGGTTTTATTCAGAAAAATGGTGGCCACCAGGAGCTTCCAGGGGTCATGGAAAAGTGTCTCCTGTACGAGGTTGTAGGGAGAGCGAGGGGGTGTCCACTTCTTGAAGGCTTTCCTCCTGGGTGGGCTAAGGCCTGTTTACAGACAGTGTATATGTGTCGTTAAGCCACACTCAATTTCATAAATGTTGAGGTATacttaatatacacacacacaggctttctctgcttcttgtattaaattaaacattttaactttaccATCCTGGAGGGGTTTCCTGCTGAAATAAGGGCTGGTTTTTCGTTTGTCCTCCATGCTCTTGGACTCTAGGCAGACATGGAAGATTTATGTATATAAACCATAGAACACATTTCTTATGACACATAATACACATATAGATTTGCAAATTAGAAATCAGGGTATATAAGTAAACTATAAACATGTCAAATATTTCTATGCATGAACCCAAACACCTTACAAATAAAggatatattgttatactgtagaaAATAATTCAGTTGAATGATGTCACTTCCGACAAACTGGTCCCAGCTCTTGCTTAAACTAGTCACTAATCacgtttgttttttgatttttcatagaCTTATCCTGCTATCTACCAGCACctcattgttgttgctgtgctcggggaattttttgtttttgtttaatatattcttctatttcattaattaataaaattccACCTAAAACAACACGTTGCTGGCTAAGATGACCATATATATTAGATTGTCTCTGAATGGAAAAATTCTgagaattatacatgacttttctttgctTTGATATTGGCATCAGCAATTGAAAACCCAATATCTCTCCACCACTAAATCATCATTTATGTGTTTGATGCCCTTAAAGAAATACACTGCTTGTTACCATTTAAGTTACTACTTGAAACCTGATCCTGTTGCATATAGTGTGTGGATTCAAAAACCATAGGAACTctatttcaaacaaacaaatcacataTGCACTAAGGCTCATCAAGCCTATTTTTTTAGGTTCTTTGTGTTACTTAATGTAGCCTAATTGGCTTCTTTGATTTGTTATGTATTTATAACTTGAAAAATATGATTAGCTTAAACTGAAAGAAGAAAATCTGACAACTGTGAAATTGTACTGCACTGTATAATATGccaaaatcaaaattaaaaagtttttaaaaaacagtagaTCCCGAGAAAACTAACTTTAACAGCTGCTATTACAAGCTGTCTGACAGCATATGTCATACTTACTATTCTGGGAATTGCTCACTGGTGTGCAGCTCCCACCAGTGATGTCAGGTAACAACACCTCTTCCACATCCCAGTGACCGTCAGCATTAGCATCCAGTTCAGAATTAGGCTCGTTGTCACCTTCGCCGTGAATCTGTATCTCATCTTCACCTCGTTCATCTTCACTTTCGTTCGCACTCTCGGTGGCAGCTTCAACATTCAGACTCGTGTGAGAAGGCTGCGAGTCTGCTGCCTGATCTTCCTTGTGAACAATAAAATAGTTTTGTTGGTTACTGGAAGGAGCCAGTCTGAGTAGCTTCTCTCTCAGCAGACCCACCCTCTGGGGGCTCTTCTGCAGTTTGACGCCATCCACTGTGGTTGAAGGTTTGTCATCAGTTTTGTCACTACACACTTCTAATACACGTGTGATCCCCTTGGTTAGTGGTGAATCCAGTACAGTTTCTGTTGTTTGCTCCTGCTGTCCAGctgcatgttttttctttcttctgctctGTTTCACTTGGGAGGGAATTGTGACGACATCGCCTTTGGATGCAGTGAAATCGAAAAGGTTTATGTCTAAGTTCCCTTCTCCATCTTTTAGGAGGAATGTGTGCAGGGATGCTCTTGACCGGAACTTCCGCCCTTGTGGACTTAAACAACAGAAAGATCAATTAGACACTGATCTAACTGAATCTGCAATGCACTTTAGTCATGATGATTACATAGTATGATTACATACAGAGATGATTACAAGAAAACACTGAGTCACCTTGTAATGTAGATGTCCAGTTTGCCTGCTGTCTTGCCCGCTTTCCTCTGCCTCACCTCTCTGATCCAGCCATGGGGCATTGTGGAAGTGTGACAGGAAACATCCTCCTTGCGACTTTGGTTATTTATGTCTCCACTGGTCTCCAGCTGGATATCACAGCTAGCAGAGTGCATTTTGAGATGGGTGTTGTTATTCCTGAGCCCGGTTAAGACAGTTGTGGAATCTGAAGTGGTGGTGTCAGCCCTGAAATCATTTTCCAGCAGCTGACCTTTTACTCCCACATCAGCAGCCATTCCTGGTCTGTGGCATCTTTATCTACAATTTACAATACATACATGACATCCCTCCATTGTACAGTATCGCATAAAGTAGGCAAGTGTCAGAACATTATGGGTGATATTGAACAGCAGACGGTAACGTAATAAGCAGAAAAGCACAAAAGTGTTAATATAACTTAACTAGACTTAATCAAAGGTTTGCATGACATACATGAAGACTGGTTAAATCATTCCTTCCTTACAGGCGCGTAAGACAATTGTGGGGATTGATGTCTGTACTCGTCCCCCCCGAGTACTTTCTGATGTCAACACCGGAGTGGAAGCACCAAGCACGCAGGAAGTAGCGAGCAGATCCGAGTCTGCGCAGTACGACAGAATCATGAAAACAGAGCTTAGTATGAAAAAACGACAGAACAAGCAACAACAACCTGTTGATAAAAAACCCATCTGTCCGATTAGCTTTTAAAACAGGTGGAAATGAGAGCCGTTCTAGCATGGAAAGAAACAATTCGTGAACAATGGTGAGTGTCTGGATGTTTAGGTTTCCGTTGTCAACCTGGTTCCGATACTGGAACGTAACGCTAGGGGGTTAGCAACGGTGGTTGCTATGTAAACTACTGTTAGCCAGCTAAGTTACCTTAGCTAGCGTTTGCCCCACAGTAATTCCATTAACGTTCATAAATGATAGCGATACTAAAGCTGGTGTATATTTCTTGCATCTAAGATGCCATTAAAACTGTTTGTCCtgtcaacagtgaagcatgtcACATTTCTGTTGTAGCACGTTAGGTCGGAGCTAACGTTAATGTTTAGCTAGCTAACTGTCGTGGCTAACGTTACAAATCATTGCTTGCTGTGactgacattttaatttaagaaGTTATGTATTTATTCCTCTGTCAATCCGAGATTACACATCAATATATAACTTTATTTGCTTTATCGGTGAATGTTTTATAGTTTTCACAAAGTATTTAAGTTACTTTATTGATAGGGCTACAACTAACGTTatagttaactaacgttaacgtaTAGTAGacgtattttattttttattgttaaaaaatatcATGTTAGTAATTATGGTCATCTTACTGGTTGGGTTTTTCCGGAGCTTTCAGACTTACTTTCTGCTTTTACTTTTAGGCTGAATGTTCgggaaaaaaataagaaagtgGATATGTAATActaggattttatttttcttatgctacaaagtacatttatttgtcatattacaacagggttgtaaatTCAGATACCgttttgtgcaaaaaatataaaataatatacagaaataaaatttttttgCATGTGCCGAGGATGAACTTGAATTTAAGAGTCTCATAGCCTGggtggaagaagctgctctgcagtctggcaGTGCaacagcagatacttctgtatctcttgccagatggcaacagggtgaacaggcttTGGCTGGGTGGATAGgatactgtcctttagtatcctttgggctctgtgcaggcacTTCACCAATATCACAGATGCTCGGTAGATGTGTatcaatgatcttctgagcagttttaatcacccgctgcagagccctcctgtcctgggccatgcacatcccatgccagttggTGATGTTTCCTGTCAgcatgctttctattgctctgCTGCTTTTACAGTTATAAAAGCATCTaccaaaaacagcaaatcctcaaaTTTGAGAAGCAATGAATGTTTGGcatatttctttaataaattACTTTCACAATGAACGgatcattaaaaaatgttgtttattgatTAATCAGTCATTTAATTCAGTAACCATTTCACTATTCTCTTTTTCAGTGTTTATGACCTTGCCTTCAAGCCAGATGGCAGCCAGCTCATCATTGCTGCAGGACTTCGTGTCCTGGTAAGGCATTCTTGTTTTCTTTGACCAAGTCACTTTAAAGTTTACGtacattatttttacatttaatttattgtgttttttttgcaggTTTATGACACAGCAGATGGATCTATTATTCAGCCTTTAAAAGGACACAAAGACATAGTATACTGTGTGGCCTATGCTAAAGATGGTACTCAGCTGTCTTTCCATTTGTAAACTACATTTTCCTGTATCAGTCATCATTGTTATCTTACTAACTAATGCGTTCTTCTGCAGGTAAAAGGTTTGCCTCAGGGTCAGCAGACAAAAGCATCATAATCTGGACGTCAAAACTGGAGGGTATTTTAAAATATACGTAAGTGTGACTTTTGCTCATTACTTTAGTATAAAGGCATCCTCTGCAGTGTGTATATCTTCAcgacttttctgtttttttctgtagtcACAATGACTCTATCCTATGTGTTGCCTACAACCCTGTCACTCACCAACTTGCCTCCTGCTCTTCTGGTGACTTTGGTGAGTGCACCATGAGTTTGAGTCTATTATGGACTTTATTACTATTCTATGAACCTATAAATACTTTAGAAGGAGAGATGCGGCACTGGATATCTTTGTAACCTTTGCATTTTCAGGTCTGTGGTCCCCAGAGCAAAAATCTGtgaacaaacacaaagtgaGCAGCAAAATAACATGTTGTGGGTAAGTGATGTCTGTAGTTATAACTGTCTACAACATTGACACACTGTAATGTGACACATGTTGACGGGTTTTTTTGATTGAAGGTGGACAAACGATGGCCAGTACCTTGCCCTTGGCATGATGAATGGAGTGGTGAGCATTCGGAACAAGAATGGAGAGGAGAAGGTCAAGATAGAGCGTCCAGGAGGCTCCTCATCTCCTATCTGGTCCATAGCCTGGAACCCCTCTAAGTTAGTCTTTATTAATTATTGCAGCACAAGAttgtagaaaaaataaaatggtatCTTATCTTCAccaatttattacattttaatgcctcacacttgcacacacaccagacacGTCGGCACAAGCACTGATGTGCGAATGAGAGTTCATTGCATTTAAAATTAATAGCTTATGTGggaccagcaggtggcggtggTCAACCAGTCAGTGGTGGAACTGTTTTTTTGAGGGAGAGGATTGATACCCTGGAGCAGCTGTCTCTGCTCTATGATGCCCCCTACGGCCAAAGCCAGGAGGTCAGCTCTAGCCACTGCACAGGATGACAGAATATCTTATTGGAAAGAAAAGGGCAGTCTGGAAGATACAAATTTGCAAGAGGAGGGACAAAGATAAGACACACCAGATTTATTATCATTGAGTTGCTTTCTTGAATAGGATTGGTTAATCTGCCAGGGAATAGTTTCTCTTGAGCTGCAGGGATTCAGTGTCTTGCACACTTAGATGCATAGATGCAATACATTAGGTTTACTGTATATgacaataataaagtaaaacaaaaatagataCAATCCTCTGTCAATTACAATTGTTGAGCACCAAAATATAGTCAAGCTAAAAGCGTTTCATTGTTGGAGGAAAGGGCTTTAACAAACATCCCTTAGGTGGCCTCTCTGCTTTCATTATCACTGTTATCATTACCTAAACAACCAAAGTCCTGTCAGTACAGTATATTGACAGGAAAGTATTTTTTCGTATTTTCACAGGGATGAACACAATGACATTCTGGCTGTGGCAGACTGGGGTCAGAAGCTGTCCTTCTATCAGCTCAGTGGAAAGCAGGTAAGCAATATCACAGGTCTATGTAACGAAAATACTGAATCCCAAATTACCATATAGTATGCCTAAGTACAACCAACAGTGACTTTGCAGTTTACATGttatgtacatacatacatacatacatacatacatacatatttactGAGTCTTTCTCATGCAGTATGTTCTAATAAATCAAACCTTTCTCCTCTGCCACCTCAAACTGTTTAAAAGGGCATAAAGGTGACTGAATGTAGGCAGTGGGAAATACCAGAAGACTAATAATACTTTGAAACACTTTAATCTCACCGAATGTGCTGTCACTTGCTATAGCAATAAGGTATTACTTGAGTCTGTTTATCTGTCCAAAATATATAGTATTGCAAATACTGAGTTTAAGACCTGTGTTTCCTGTTATAATCAGACTGTCAGGGTCTATTGAAACAATAACAGTACATTGGAAGTGATCCTGCTATGCCTTAATGGCCCCCTCGCTGTCCCTCCTTCCTCCTAAATTCCCTGTGGGCAGTACTGTAATCATAGACAAATATGCGCTGTTCATTACTCTGCCGTTAGGCCTTGGGCTTATATATTGTCGTCAGCCTATTTATCTATTTAAGTGAACACCCTGGTTTGATTACAGCACCAGGAATTGTttgcaataaaagaaaataactatGGATTGTCGGGCAGCTTTTTTCCAGAGTGAGGAGAAACAGATGCACAGAGTTGGGAAACTAATATGAAGTTGTGCAAATGGACTTTGAACACTAATACAATAGAGGCTTTTTAAACCGGAGAAACGCTTTTGCCTATCTTTTCACTCAGAGGGATGGTTGAATGTACTATGAACTTTGATGTGTTTCAGCCCAGACATTAGAAAGTGTTGGCCCAGGCCCATGGGCAATAAATATCAGAAATActtgttttattctatttttttttttatgtccatttctctctttgtctccctcAGATTGGAAAAGACAGGACTCTTACCTATGACCCTTGTTGCGTCAGCTACTTCACCAAGGGCGAATATATTGTCATGGGCGGCTCTGATAAACAGGCCTCCCTCTACACTAAAGATGGTGTGCGGCTAGGTGCCATTGGAGAGCAGAATGCCTGGGTGTGGACGTGCCGGGTTAAGCCTGACTCCAACTTTGTGGTGGGTCAGCACAGCTTGTGCAGCCATATATCTAGAGAAGTTAGACCTACCCTTAAATAatagtgtgtgagagaaaaagcagggaaatgtaatgtaaaacacTGATAAAAGTCACTCCTGTACCAGTCTCcatttgattcattttgttgatttgataGCACAGCGACTACACAGATACacaagtcattttattttacactaaCACCTTAGCAGCTTTTCCTTTTGCCATATTTAGCTGAAAGTGATGAGGCATACAAGAGAGAATTGGTTGCTGGCAAATTCTCTCAGTTCTACTGTGTAGATGCTTTAACAACAGGAACATTTTCCCACTCTCACAGTCTTTTCTTAGAGGTGTTAATAGGATGCACTGCTACATTGTTATCTCTTATCTAGGTGTTGGGCTGCCAGGATGGGACCATTGCATGCTACCAACTTATCTTCAGCACAGTTCACGGCCTCTACAAGGATCGCTATGCTTATAGAGACAGCATGACTGATGTCATTGTCCAGCACCTCATCACTGAACAAAAAGGTGCACTTCTGCTTTAGCAACAGGATATTGAGTTTCATAGAGGACCTATTGTGATgccactccaaatgactgaactttaaacattaataggaatatactgtactttttaaatcAACAAGATTACTATTTTGTAATGTGTTGGCAGTCTGGAATCTGTTTTTATAAAGGAAAGGTGTCAGCCCATTTTTATCAAAAACACATAAAGAGAAGAGCGGCATGACAGCAATAGCTGGGATTGTAACAACCTGCCCTGAGAAGACCCATTCAACAGGATGCGTGATAATTCATCTTTCTTCACCCTTCTCACATGCCCACTCTCTCCCTTCATTTCCTTCTTTCCCTAGTGAGGATCAAGTGTCGGGAACTGGTGAAGAAGATCGCCATCTACAGAAACCGCCTTGCTATCCAGCTGCCTGAGAAGATCCTCATCTATGAGCTCTATTCAGATGACTCCTCAGACATGCACTACCGCATCAAGGAGAAAATTTGCAGGAAGTTTGAATGCAACTTGCTGGTGGTCTGCTCCCAGCATATCATCCTGTGTCAGGTCAGAAGAGACAGAGTTCCATAGTTATTGTGCCGCGAAATGCtcataaaaaaaaagcatccaAAACACTCCTCATATAATAAGACAAACAGTTTTCCTTCAGTCATGCTTCTCAGACTAAACTCTTATGACCTGCAGTgccattcttcttctttgtaaaTTAGACTAATGCACACTTGACAGAGGCCATATAGACGTTTGAGCACTATTAACATGATGGAAGCAGAGTGAATCAGTGTTCCATTCAACACTAGCCCAAACAGCCCAGAGAAAATAATTTCATGAAATTGCTGGTTTCCCAgatgtttctgtcttgtttgcAAAAGGCCCCAGCTGTCCATGTGCTCTGCaggctctgtctctctcctcttctcaaCCCTCTTCAAACTGGATAAAGTAAGAAGTTGAATGAAGGGGAAGGACCACAGTCTGCTGAACCAGTGGGTGTCCCTCGGGGGTTCCTTTCTGCCTCTTGTCTCTCTGTTGTATGTGTTTGACAGAGGCTGGTAGGGAGGAGGAGCAGCCACTGAGGTTATTTCTCTTTAAATCTGTCTGTGACAGAGGTGCTTCAGATCTCTCTAACAGGCATATTCATGTTTCATGCCTCAGACAGCTTTTAGACCATATAAATGGGCTGTGCACATATGGGCATATGTATATGTCtacatcaaatcaaatcattgATTATCTTTATAGCACTGCTTTCTGACGTTGAGCCACACTTTGCAGTGTTTACAAGAACAGTGTGTTAAGATTTGTTAGACATCTataagtatttttaaataatgtaaagGGTGAGATTAAGAACTCTGAGCTACCTAAGTGCAGTGACCCTGCAAATCAGAGCACTGTCAACCTACTAAACTTACTTCACCCACAAGTCACAATTTGTCACAATTTCCTGCAGCTAAATGTTGACAGAGATAATTATCGTAGGTCAAAAATCAAATACGCATGTATCAAACAGTCTCGGTTCACTGTCCCATTCAATAACTCAGCATTACAGAAATCTTGGTGTCATTTTTGATCAAAACCTCAGCTTAGACAAACATGTTAAATCAATGCTTCAATCCTGCTTTCATCCTCTCAGAAACATTTCAAGGATCAGACCATCTCTCTCTGCCAAAAATCTGAAATCATGCCTTTATAACTAGTCAGTTAGATTACTCTAATTCCCTGCTCTCTtggaaaaagttaaaaaaaaaaatccctctcCTGTCTCCAGCTCATCAAAACCTTTGACTCTGACTAAGCAACCTGGCTTCCCCACACTGGCTACCACTTGCCTTCAAGTTACTATTGATTAACTACAAAGCCCTGAGAGGCTTAGGCCCAAGTTATTTAGCAGATCCTTTAGTGCCTTATGTCCATTCCAGCTCCCTGAGGTCCTCAGATGCGTCACTCCCGGTTGTTCCTAGGTCCTGATTTATACTGAAAGGTGATTGAGCCTTTGTACTTCAGAGACTGTGGAATG
It encodes:
- the mbd4 gene encoding methyl-CpG-binding domain protein 4, whose protein sequence is MAADVGVKGQLLENDFRADTTTSDSTTVLTGLRNNNTHLKMHSASCDIQLETSGDINNQSRKEDVSCHTSTMPHGWIREVRQRKAGKTAGKLDIYITSPQGRKFRSRASLHTFLLKDGEGNLDINLFDFTASKGDVVTIPSQVKQSRRKKKHAAGQQEQTTETVLDSPLTKGITRVLEVCSDKTDDKPSTTVDGVKLQKSPQRVGLLREKLLRLAPSSNQQNYFIVHKEDQAADSQPSHTSLNVEAATESANESEDERGEDEIQIHGEGDNEPNSELDANADGHWDVEEVLLPDITGGSCTPVSNSQNKSKSMEDKRKTSPYFSRKPLQDGLSPPRRKAFKKWTPPRSPYNLVQETLFHDPWKLLVATIFLNKTSGKMAIPVLWQFFERYPSAEVTREADWKPMSELMKPLGLYELRAKILIRFSDEYLTKQWRYPIELHGIGKYGNDSYRIFCVGEWRQVTPEDHMLNKYHAWLWENHETLGI